One region of Pseudomonas alvandae genomic DNA includes:
- a CDS encoding methyl-accepting chemotaxis protein, translated as MSHPRARIASQLGLALAVILAVVISGSTVFALRSLDTANLSTREEHLASEARLMADQLNTFHSTLRESTQRLAGLFEKRFSAGLSVHADQPVTVAGVQTPGLSLGGEVLNNNFKEVDDFKTMTAGVATVFVRSGDDFIRVSTSLTKQDGTRAIGTVLDRAGPAYGPVMAGQSYIGRALLFGRYYMSQYTPVRDSGGKIIAVLYVGFDYTDAQNAQFENLKRFRIGQTGSLALLDEQNKWLVPPAGVQALDKATATITDLVKKPGKGAFWEDTAEDFYSVAVPFEGGPWAVVASMPKAEIRAVTWSVGTQLAIGSLLAMLLAVGSAMWLLRSKLAPLGDLVRQAEALGAGDLSVRLNVSSHDEIGQLARAFNQMSQALSTMVEHIRKASQEVNSRAQALSGLSSGAYEGMEQQSGEITSMAGAVEEFSATSLNIADNMGNTQRLAQENAQQTKIGRTSMDEASSSLEQIAGALNSTATVINTLGQRSQEIGGIVGVITSIAEQTNLLALNAAIEAARAGEQGRGFAVVADEVRSLASRTRQATDEISGMIQSIQQETGNAISTMEQGNLLMQEGLSRNANVASALARIDEQSRSAGQQFAAITTATQEQSSTATLLSSNLQSIAMANSEQREVVSNLAITAKELETLAQDLRKEVDRFR; from the coding sequence ATGTCTCATCCCCGTGCCCGAATCGCCTCACAGCTTGGCCTTGCCCTAGCCGTGATATTGGCGGTCGTGATTTCCGGCAGTACCGTCTTCGCCTTGCGTTCGTTGGACACTGCCAACCTGTCCACCCGTGAAGAGCATCTGGCCAGCGAAGCGCGCCTGATGGCCGACCAGCTCAACACGTTCCACAGCACCTTGCGCGAAAGCACCCAGCGGTTGGCCGGTCTGTTCGAAAAGCGCTTCAGCGCGGGCTTGAGCGTGCATGCGGACCAACCGGTGACGGTGGCGGGCGTGCAGACGCCGGGCTTGAGCCTGGGCGGCGAAGTGTTGAACAACAACTTCAAGGAAGTGGACGACTTCAAGACGATGACCGCCGGGGTGGCCACGGTGTTCGTGCGCAGCGGCGACGACTTCATCCGCGTCAGCACCTCGTTGACCAAGCAGGACGGCACGCGCGCGATCGGCACCGTGCTTGACCGCGCCGGCCCGGCTTATGGCCCGGTCATGGCGGGCCAGAGCTACATCGGCCGTGCCTTGCTGTTCGGACGCTACTACATGTCCCAGTACACGCCTGTGCGCGACAGCGGCGGCAAGATCATCGCCGTGTTGTACGTAGGCTTCGACTACACCGATGCGCAGAACGCCCAGTTCGAAAACCTCAAGCGCTTCCGTATCGGCCAGACCGGCTCCTTGGCGTTGCTGGACGAGCAAAACAAATGGCTGGTGCCGCCAGCGGGCGTGCAGGCGCTGGACAAGGCCACCGCGACCATCACCGACTTGGTCAAGAAACCAGGCAAAGGTGCGTTCTGGGAAGACACCGCAGAAGATTTCTACAGCGTTGCCGTGCCGTTTGAAGGTGGGCCGTGGGCGGTCGTGGCGAGCATGCCGAAAGCCGAGATTCGTGCCGTGACCTGGAGCGTCGGCACGCAACTGGCAATTGGCAGCCTGCTGGCGATGTTGTTGGCGGTCGGCTCGGCGATGTGGTTGTTGCGAAGCAAATTGGCGCCGCTCGGGGATCTGGTGCGCCAGGCCGAAGCGCTGGGCGCCGGCGACTTGAGCGTGCGCCTGAACGTGTCGAGCCATGATGAAATCGGCCAACTGGCCCGTGCCTTCAACCAGATGAGCCAGGCCTTGTCGACTATGGTGGAGCACATCCGCAAAGCCTCTCAGGAGGTCAATAGCCGTGCCCAGGCGCTGTCGGGCTTGTCCAGTGGCGCGTATGAGGGGATGGAGCAGCAGTCCGGCGAAATCACCAGCATGGCGGGTGCAGTTGAAGAGTTCAGCGCCACGTCCCTGAACATTGCCGACAACATGGGCAATACCCAGCGCCTGGCCCAGGAAAACGCCCAGCAAACCAAGATCGGTCGCACGTCGATGGACGAGGCTTCATCGTCGCTGGAGCAGATCGCTGGCGCGTTGAACAGCACGGCCACGGTCATCAACACCCTGGGCCAGCGTTCCCAGGAAATCGGCGGCATCGTTGGCGTCATTACTTCCATCGCCGAGCAAACCAACCTGCTGGCCCTGAACGCCGCCATTGAAGCCGCCCGCGCGGGTGAGCAGGGCCGTGGTTTCGCCGTGGTGGCCGATGAAGTGCGCAGCCTGGCCTCCCGCACTCGGCAGGCGACCGATGAAATTTCAGGGATGATCCAGAGCATCCAGCAGGAAACCGGCAACGCCATCAGCACCATGGAGCAGGGCAACCTGTTGATGCAGGAAGGCCTGTCGCGCAACGCCAACGTCGCCTCGGCCTTGGCGCGTATCGATGAGCAAAGCCGCTCCGCCGGCCAGCAATTCGCGGCGATCACCACCGCCACCCAGGAGCAGAGCAGCACCGCGACGTTGCTCAGCAGCAACCTGCAAAGCATTGCCATGGCCAACAGCGAGCAGCGGGAAGTGGTTTCGAACCTGGCGATCACCGCCAAGGAACTGGAAACACTGGCGCAGGACCTGCGCAAAGAGGTTGATCGGTTCCGCTGA
- a CDS encoding sensor histidine kinase: MDDLLALLTDKRFMPHGHCYMWRPDLLWTNVIADGLITLSYVTIPFTLLYFIHKRKDVPFDWMLAAFGVFILACGTSHVMEILTIWQPYYWLSALVKVITAIASVITAILLVRLVPAALKIPSPQQLARVNDELREAQAELVTTARRAGMAEIATNVLHNVGNVLNSVNVSAQVLYEKVHTSKGPSVAKVVQLMKEHPDDLGDFISSDPKGRALPDYLDKLADALAIEQQGMIAELAQLTRRIDHIKEIVATQQSYAGNSSVLEPGMLRELVEDVVRISGVSLVRHKVTLVQELDDVPMMPLDKHKVLQILVNLINNAKQALVPVTDRSPHITLRLKAVDDARVRIEVEDNGEGITEDNLARVFEHGFTTRADGHGFGLHSCILAAHEMGGDLTVRSAGEGQGALFILELPITPAPGQSRKVAQG, encoded by the coding sequence ATGGACGATCTGTTGGCGTTGTTGACCGACAAGCGCTTCATGCCCCACGGGCATTGCTACATGTGGCGGCCTGACCTGCTGTGGACCAATGTGATCGCCGACGGTTTGATCACCCTGTCCTACGTCACCATCCCCTTCACCCTCCTGTACTTTATCCACAAGCGCAAGGACGTACCGTTTGATTGGATGCTGGCGGCCTTTGGAGTGTTTATCCTGGCCTGCGGGACCAGCCACGTGATGGAGATCCTGACCATCTGGCAGCCCTATTACTGGCTGTCGGCGCTGGTCAAGGTGATCACCGCGATTGCCTCGGTGATTACCGCGATCCTGCTGGTCCGGCTGGTACCGGCAGCCCTGAAGATCCCCAGCCCGCAGCAATTGGCCAGGGTCAACGACGAGTTGCGCGAGGCGCAGGCCGAACTGGTCACGACGGCGCGCCGGGCCGGCATGGCGGAAATTGCCACCAATGTGCTGCACAACGTGGGCAACGTGCTCAATAGCGTGAATGTGTCAGCCCAGGTCCTGTACGAGAAGGTGCATACGTCCAAGGGGCCATCGGTGGCCAAAGTCGTCCAGCTGATGAAGGAGCATCCCGATGACCTCGGTGACTTCATCAGCAGCGACCCGAAGGGGCGCGCGCTACCCGATTATCTCGACAAGCTGGCCGACGCGCTGGCAATCGAGCAACAGGGCATGATCGCCGAGCTGGCGCAGTTGACCCGCCGGATCGACCACATCAAGGAAATCGTCGCCACCCAGCAGTCCTACGCCGGTAATTCCAGCGTGCTGGAACCGGGCATGCTGCGTGAACTGGTGGAGGATGTGGTGCGCATCAGCGGGGTGTCCCTGGTGCGGCACAAGGTGACGCTGGTCCAGGAACTTGACGATGTGCCGATGATGCCGCTGGACAAGCACAAGGTCTTGCAGATCCTGGTCAACCTGATAAACAACGCCAAGCAGGCGCTTGTCCCGGTCACGGATCGGTCGCCGCACATCACGTTACGCCTGAAGGCGGTTGACGACGCCCGTGTGCGAATCGAGGTGGAGGACAATGGCGAAGGCATTACCGAGGACAACCTTGCCCGGGTGTTCGAGCATGGCTTCACCACGCGTGCCGATGGTCATGGTTTTGGCCTGCATAGCTGCATCCTGGCCGCCCATGAGATGGGCGGCGACCTGACCGTGCGCAGCGCGGGGGAGGGCCAGGGGGCGCTTTTTATCTTGGAACTGCCGATCACGCCGGCCCCCGGGCAATCGCGAAAGGTTGCCCAAGGCTGA
- a CDS encoding accessory factor UbiK family protein — protein sequence MLAPKDLLDALSGHASRLLSGDTPLPKSEIESQFKALLQSGFSKLDLVSREEFDSQMVVLARTRARLESLEAKVAELEERLASTSP from the coding sequence ATGCTTGCGCCCAAAGACCTCCTCGACGCCCTGAGCGGCCATGCCTCCCGCCTGTTGAGTGGCGACACGCCGCTGCCCAAAAGCGAAATCGAAAGCCAGTTCAAGGCCTTGCTGCAAAGCGGCTTCAGCAAGCTGGACTTGGTCAGTCGGGAGGAATTCGACAGCCAGATGGTCGTGCTGGCCCGGACTCGGGCCAGGTTGGAAAGCCTGGAGGCAAAAGTAGCCGAGCTGGAAGAGCGACTGGCCTCGACCTCGCCATAA
- a CDS encoding LysR substrate-binding domain-containing protein, producing the protein MSRRLPPLYALRAFEAAARYSSFTRAAEELSITQSAVSRHIRTLEDHFACRLFQRSGRNLQLTEAARLLLPGVREGFMALERACHTLHGDDGILRMKAPSTLTMRWLLARLSRFRHLQPGNEVQLTSAWMDIDSVDFNTEPFDCAVLLGNGHFPGDWEASLLFPEELIPVGAPNLLNDQPWDVARLASAELLHPTPDRRDWRNWLQRMGLADKVSLKGGQVFDTLELGMIAAARGYGVSMGDLLMVAEDVAQGRLSLPWPTAVASGEHYYLVWPKTRSGGERLRRLSDFLQGEVKAMQLPDVERLG; encoded by the coding sequence ATGTCTCGTCGTCTTCCTCCTCTTTATGCATTGCGGGCATTCGAAGCGGCGGCGCGATACAGCTCGTTTACCCGGGCTGCCGAAGAGCTGTCGATTACCCAGAGTGCGGTGAGCCGACACATCCGCACGCTCGAAGATCATTTTGCCTGCCGGCTGTTCCAGCGCAGCGGCCGCAACCTGCAGTTGACCGAAGCGGCGCGCCTGTTGCTGCCGGGCGTGCGGGAAGGCTTCATGGCCCTTGAGCGGGCTTGCCATACGTTGCACGGTGATGACGGCATCTTGCGCATGAAGGCGCCATCGACCCTGACCATGCGCTGGTTGCTGGCACGGTTGAGTCGTTTCCGGCATCTGCAGCCTGGCAACGAGGTGCAATTGACCAGTGCCTGGATGGACATCGACTCGGTGGATTTCAACACCGAACCCTTCGATTGCGCGGTACTGCTGGGTAACGGGCATTTCCCTGGGGATTGGGAGGCCAGTTTGTTGTTCCCCGAGGAATTGATCCCGGTGGGCGCACCGAACCTGTTGAACGATCAGCCTTGGGACGTGGCGCGTCTGGCCAGTGCGGAGCTGCTGCACCCCACGCCGGATCGTCGGGACTGGCGCAATTGGTTGCAGCGCATGGGCCTGGCCGACAAGGTCTCGCTCAAGGGCGGCCAGGTCTTCGACACGTTGGAGCTGGGCATGATCGCGGCGGCCCGTGGTTATGGCGTGTCCATGGGCGACCTGTTGATGGTGGCCGAAGACGTCGCCCAGGGCCGCTTGAGCCTGCCATGGCCGACGGCGGTCGCGAGCGGCGAGCACTACTATCTGGTCTGGCCGAAAACCCGGTCGGGCGGTGAGCGCTTGCGTCGGCTCAGCGATTTTCTCCAGGGCGAGGTCAAGGCCATGCAGCTACCCGACGTGGAGCGCCTGGGCTGA
- a CDS encoding NorM family multidrug efflux MATE transporter — protein sequence MQHPARTELWAILRLAGPLIASQLAHMLMVLTDTVMMARLSPEALAGGGLGAATYSFVSIFCIGVIAAVGTLVAIRQGAGDIEGATRLTQAGLWLAWLMALMAGLLLWNLKPVLLMFGQTETNVLSAGQFLLALPFALPGYLSFMALRGFTSAIGRATPVMVISLGGTVANFLLNYALITGMFGLPKLGLMGIGLVTAIVANSMALALAWHIHRHPAYRAYPLLAGLSRPNRQYLKELWRLGLPIGGTYAVEVGLFAFAALCMGTMGSTPLAAHQIALQIVSVAFMVPAGMSYAITMRIGQHYGAGQLPMARLAGRVGIGFGAAAMLAFAMVFWLLPHQLIGLFLDHNDPAFREVINLAVSLLAVAAWFELFDGTQTIAMGCIRGLKDAKTTFLVGLGCYWLIGAPAAWWMAFHLHWGPTGVWWGLALGLACAAVSLTLAFEWKMKRMIRREPGQPGFEAIPAK from the coding sequence ATGCAGCATCCAGCGCGTACCGAACTCTGGGCCATCCTGCGGCTGGCGGGGCCGTTGATAGCTTCGCAGTTGGCGCACATGCTGATGGTCCTCACCGACACCGTGATGATGGCGCGCCTGAGCCCTGAAGCCCTCGCCGGTGGGGGACTCGGGGCGGCGACTTATTCATTCGTCTCGATTTTCTGCATCGGCGTGATCGCGGCGGTGGGCACCCTGGTCGCGATCCGCCAGGGCGCGGGCGACATCGAAGGCGCCACTCGGCTGACCCAGGCCGGTTTGTGGTTGGCCTGGCTGATGGCGCTGATGGCGGGCCTGCTGTTATGGAACCTCAAGCCGGTGCTGTTGATGTTCGGCCAGACCGAAACCAATGTGTTGTCCGCTGGACAGTTCCTGCTGGCGCTGCCGTTCGCCCTGCCCGGCTACCTCAGTTTCATGGCCCTGCGCGGTTTCACCAGCGCCATTGGCAGGGCCACGCCGGTCATGGTGATCAGCCTCGGCGGCACGGTGGCCAACTTCCTGCTCAATTACGCACTCATTACCGGCATGTTCGGCTTGCCGAAACTCGGCTTGATGGGGATCGGCCTGGTGACGGCCATCGTCGCCAACAGCATGGCCCTGGCGCTGGCGTGGCACATCCACCGGCACCCGGCCTACCGGGCCTATCCATTGCTCGCTGGCCTGTCACGGCCCAATCGCCAGTACCTCAAGGAATTGTGGCGCCTCGGCCTGCCGATTGGCGGCACCTACGCGGTGGAAGTCGGGCTGTTCGCCTTCGCCGCCCTCTGCATGGGCACCATGGGCAGCACGCCACTGGCGGCCCATCAGATCGCGCTGCAAATCGTCTCGGTGGCGTTCATGGTGCCGGCGGGCATGTCGTACGCCATCACCATGCGCATCGGCCAGCACTACGGCGCCGGCCAACTGCCAATGGCGCGACTGGCCGGGCGAGTCGGGATTGGCTTCGGCGCGGCGGCGATGCTGGCGTTCGCCATGGTGTTCTGGTTGTTGCCTCACCAACTGATCGGCTTGTTCCTGGACCATAACGACCCGGCGTTCCGCGAAGTGATCAACCTGGCAGTGAGCCTGCTGGCCGTGGCGGCCTGGTTCGAACTGTTCGACGGCACGCAAACCATTGCCATGGGTTGTATCCGCGGATTGAAAGACGCCAAGACTACGTTCCTGGTGGGGCTGGGTTGCTATTGGCTAATTGGCGCGCCAGCCGCGTGGTGGATGGCGTTCCATTTGCACTGGGGGCCAACTGGCGTCTGGTGGGGCCTGGCCCTCGGGCTGGCCTGCGCGGCGGTGAGCCTGACGCTGGCGTTCGAATGGAAGATGAAGCGGATGATTCGCCGTGAGCCGGGGCAGCCCGGTTTCGAAGCCATCCCGGCCAAATGA
- the glnK gene encoding P-II family nitrogen regulator has product MKLVTAIIKPFKLDDVRESLSEIGVQGITVTEVKGFGRQKGHTELYRGAEYVVDFLPKVKIDVAIDDKDLDRVIEAITKAANTGKIGDGKIFVVNLEQAIRIRTGETDTDAI; this is encoded by the coding sequence ATGAAGCTAGTCACTGCCATCATCAAGCCGTTCAAGTTGGACGACGTGCGCGAGTCGTTGTCCGAGATCGGCGTGCAGGGCATTACCGTTACTGAGGTCAAAGGCTTCGGTCGGCAGAAAGGTCACACCGAGCTGTATCGCGGCGCGGAATACGTGGTCGATTTCCTGCCCAAGGTGAAGATCGACGTCGCCATTGACGACAAGGATCTTGACCGGGTGATCGAGGCAATCACCAAGGCCGCCAACACCGGCAAGATCGGTGACGGGAAGATCTTTGTGGTCAATCTGGAACAGGCTATCCGCATCCGTACCGGCGAAACCGATACCGACGCCATCTAA
- a CDS encoding aldose 1-epimerase family protein, giving the protein MTPFKLLVTLGALGAASHALAWDYVLLDTDKAAQPWKITSEQLGVKTGKPFSVTMRTLHGGRQEGVSIVDIDNGALKLSVVPTRGMNVLQASVGNVRMGWDSPVKEVVNPAFIELNGRGGLGWLEGFNELVTRCGYEWVGHPGMDNGELLTLHGRAANIPANKVTLHIDEKPPYAITLRGELKEQAFKKVDFSVQTELVTEPGSVTFALNDTLTNNGDYPKEYQALYHSNFSTPFLEQGARFAAPVKQVSPFNDKAKGDLKDWTTYRAPTKDYDETVYNVVPYGDAKGDTLTVLHNKAGSLGVSVGFNTATLPVFSLWKNTDTQGQGYVTGLEPGTSFSYNRHYQRPLGLVPTIAPKERKQFQIHYSLLADKAAVDKALKRIDDIQGDRKTEVRDAPLVDLSKP; this is encoded by the coding sequence ATGACTCCGTTCAAACTCCTCGTTACCCTTGGCGCCCTGGGCGCTGCCTCCCATGCCCTGGCTTGGGATTACGTCCTGTTGGACACCGATAAAGCTGCCCAGCCCTGGAAAATCACCAGCGAACAGCTAGGCGTGAAAACCGGCAAGCCGTTCTCCGTGACGATGCGCACCCTGCACGGCGGTCGGCAGGAAGGCGTCAGCATCGTCGACATCGACAACGGCGCCCTGAAGCTCTCGGTCGTTCCGACCCGAGGCATGAACGTGCTGCAGGCTTCTGTCGGCAATGTGCGCATGGGTTGGGATTCGCCAGTCAAGGAAGTGGTCAATCCAGCCTTCATCGAACTCAACGGCCGCGGCGGCCTGGGCTGGCTGGAAGGTTTCAATGAACTCGTCACGCGCTGTGGCTACGAATGGGTTGGCCATCCGGGCATGGACAACGGCGAGCTGCTGACCCTGCATGGTCGAGCTGCCAATATTCCAGCCAATAAGGTCACCCTGCACATCGATGAAAAACCGCCCTACGCCATCACCCTGCGAGGCGAGTTGAAGGAGCAGGCGTTCAAGAAAGTCGATTTCTCGGTCCAGACCGAACTGGTCACCGAGCCTGGCAGCGTGACCTTCGCGCTCAACGACACGCTGACCAACAACGGCGATTACCCGAAGGAATACCAGGCGCTCTACCACAGCAATTTCAGCACGCCCTTCCTGGAACAGGGCGCGCGTTTCGCAGCGCCGGTCAAGCAGGTCTCGCCGTTCAACGACAAGGCCAAGGGCGACCTGAAAGATTGGACGACCTATCGAGCCCCCACCAAGGATTACGACGAAACCGTCTACAACGTCGTGCCTTACGGCGATGCCAAGGGCGACACGTTGACGGTGCTGCACAACAAGGCCGGCAGCCTTGGCGTCTCGGTGGGCTTCAACACGGCCACGCTCCCGGTGTTTTCCCTGTGGAAAAATACCGATACCCAAGGCCAGGGCTACGTGACCGGGCTTGAGCCGGGCACCAGCTTTTCCTACAACCGCCACTACCAGCGCCCGCTGGGGCTGGTGCCGACCATCGCCCCGAAAGAGCGCAAGCAGTTCCAGATCCACTACAGCCTGTTGGCGGACAAGGCGGCGGTGGACAAGGCCCTCAAGCGCATCGACGACATCCAGGGCGATCGCAAAACCGAAGTGCGGGATGCGCCGTTGGTGGACCTGAGCAAACCATAA
- a CDS encoding YifB family Mg chelatase-like AAA ATPase codes for MSLAIVHSRAQVGVEAPAVTVEVHLANGLPSLTMVGLPEAAVKESKDRVRSAIINSGLNFPARRITLNLAPADLPKDGGRFDLAIALGILSASVQVPTLMLDDVECLGELALSGAVRPVRGVLPAALAARAAGRMLVVPRANAEEACLASGLKVIAVDHLLEAVAHFNGHTPVEPFVSNGLLSASRPYPDLSEVQGQAGAKRALLIAAAGAHNLLFSGPPGTGKTLLASRLPGLLPPLAESEALEVAAIQSVASCVPLSHWPQRPFRQPHHSASGPALVGGGSKPQPGEITLAHHGVLFLDELPEFDRKVLEVLREPLESGHIVISRARDRVRFPARFQLVAAMNPCPCGYLGEPSGRCSCTPDMVQRYRNKLSGPLLDRIDLHLTVAREATALNPKGEPGGDTATAAERVAEARERQQIRQGCANAFLDLPGLRQHCKLSTADEAWLETACERLTLSLRAAHRLLKVARTLADLEHVQRISREHLAEALQYRPTTA; via the coding sequence ATGTCGCTCGCCATTGTCCACAGCCGCGCCCAGGTGGGGGTGGAGGCTCCCGCCGTTACCGTTGAAGTTCATCTGGCCAATGGCTTGCCGTCACTGACGATGGTCGGTCTGCCAGAGGCAGCAGTGAAGGAAAGCAAGGACCGGGTGCGCAGCGCGATCATCAATTCGGGACTCAATTTCCCGGCACGACGCATCACCCTCAACCTCGCGCCGGCAGACCTGCCCAAGGACGGCGGGCGGTTCGACCTGGCGATTGCCCTTGGCATCCTGTCCGCCAGCGTGCAGGTGCCAACGCTGATGCTGGACGACGTCGAGTGCCTCGGTGAGCTGGCGTTGTCCGGCGCCGTGCGACCGGTACGCGGCGTTCTGCCGGCAGCACTGGCGGCACGCGCGGCCGGGCGGATGCTGGTGGTGCCGCGAGCGAATGCCGAGGAGGCCTGCCTGGCCTCGGGGTTGAAAGTGATCGCCGTGGATCATCTGCTCGAAGCGGTGGCGCATTTCAACGGCCACACACCCGTCGAGCCCTTTGTTTCCAACGGGCTGCTCTCGGCCAGCAGGCCGTACCCCGATCTCAGCGAAGTCCAAGGGCAGGCAGGTGCCAAGCGCGCGCTACTGATCGCCGCAGCGGGCGCTCATAACCTGTTGTTCAGCGGCCCACCGGGCACCGGCAAGACTCTGCTGGCGAGCCGTTTGCCAGGGCTGTTGCCGCCACTGGCCGAAAGCGAGGCCCTGGAGGTCGCAGCCATCCAGTCGGTGGCCAGCTGCGTGCCGTTGAGCCATTGGCCGCAACGTCCGTTTCGCCAGCCGCATCACTCGGCTTCCGGCCCTGCGCTGGTAGGCGGCGGATCCAAGCCACAACCGGGGGAAATCACCCTCGCCCACCATGGTGTCCTGTTCCTGGATGAGCTGCCGGAGTTCGACCGCAAGGTGCTAGAAGTGCTGAGGGAACCATTGGAGTCCGGTCACATTGTGATTTCCCGAGCCCGCGACCGCGTGCGCTTCCCGGCGCGCTTCCAACTGGTCGCGGCAATGAATCCCTGTCCCTGTGGATACCTCGGCGAGCCCAGTGGCCGTTGCTCCTGCACGCCCGACATGGTGCAGCGTTACCGCAATAAACTGTCCGGCCCCTTGCTTGATCGCATCGACCTGCACCTGACCGTTGCACGGGAGGCCACGGCGCTGAATCCGAAAGGCGAACCCGGTGGCGACACGGCCACCGCGGCCGAGCGGGTGGCCGAAGCCCGGGAGCGCCAGCAAATACGTCAAGGTTGCGCCAATGCATTCCTGGACCTGCCGGGCTTGCGCCAGCATTGCAAACTCTCCACCGCCGACGAAGCCTGGCTGGAAACCGCCTGCGAACGACTGACCCTGTCGTTGCGAGCCGCTCATCGCCTGCTCAAGGTCGCCCGGACCCTGGCCGACCTTGAGCATGTGCAGCGGATCAGCCGGGAACACCTGGCCGAAGCGCTGCAGTATCGGCCGACCACGGCCTGA